Proteins from a genomic interval of Callospermophilus lateralis isolate mCalLat2 chromosome 1, mCalLat2.hap1, whole genome shotgun sequence:
- the Crtap gene encoding cartilage-associated protein has protein sequence MEPGRRAAAALLALLCAGCAWRTGRAQYERYSFRSFPRDELMPLESAYRHALDQYSGERWAESVGYLEISLRLHRLLRDSEAFCHRNCSSVPQPEPAAGLARYPELRLFGGLLRRAHCLKRCKQGLPAFRQSQPSREVLADFQRREPYKFLQFAYFKANNLPKAIAAAHTFLLKHPDDEMMKRNMAYYKSLPGAEDYIKDLETKSYESLFIRAVRAYNGENWRTSITDMELALPDFFKAFYECLAACEGSREIKDFKDFYLSIADHYIEVLECKIQCEENLTPVIGGYPVEKFVATMYHYLQFAYYKLSDLKNAAPCAVSYLLFDQNDKVMQQNLVYYQFHRDKWGLSDEHFQPRPEAVQFFNVTTLQKELYDFAKENIMDDDEGEVVEYVDDLLDLEETD, from the exons ATGGAGCCAGGGCGCCGGGCGGCCGCGGCGCTGCTGGCGCTTCTGTGCGCAGGCTGTGCGTGGCGCACCGGGCGCGCCCAATACGAACGCTACAGTTTCCGGAGCTTCCCGCGCGACGAGCTGATGCCACTCGAGTCGGCCTACCGGCACGCGCTGGACCAGTACAGCGGCGAGCGCTGGGCTGAGAGCGTGGGCTACCTGGAGATCAGCCTGCGGCTGCACCGCCTGCTGCGCGACAGCGAGGCCTTCTGCCACCGCAACTGCAGCTCGGTGCCCCAGCCGGAGCCCGCCGCCGGCCTCGCCCGCTACCCGGAGCTGCGCCTGTTCGGGGGCCTGCTGCGCCGCGCGCACTGCCTCAAGCGCTGCAAGCAAGGCCTGCCGGCCTTCCGCCAGTCGCAGCCCAGCCGCGAAGTGCTGGCGGACTTCCAGCGCCGAGAACCCTACAAGTTTCTGCAGTTCGCCTACTTCAAG GCAAATAATCTCCCGAAAGCCATTGCAGCAGCTCACACCTTTCTCCTGAAGCATCCTGATGACGAAATGATGAAGAGAAACATGGCGTATTACAAGAGCCTGCCTGGCGCCGAAGACTACATCAAAGACTTGGAAACCAAGTCCTATGAG AGTCTGTTCATCCGAGCCGTGCGGGCCTACAATGGTGAGAACTGGAGGACGTCCATCACAGACATGGAGCTGGCCCTTCCTGATTTCTTCAAAGCTTTTTATGAATGCCTCGCAGCCTGCGAGGGCTCCCGGGAGATCAAGGACTTCAAAGATTTTTACCTTTCCATAGCAG atcatTACATAGAAGTTCTGGAATGCAAAATACAGTGTGAGGAGAACCTCACCCCAGTTATAGGAGGCTATCCGGTGGAGAAATTTGTTGCAACCATGTATCATTATTTGCAGTTTGCTTATTATAAGT TGAGTGACCTGAAGAATGCAGCCCCCTGTGCGGTCAGCTATCTGCTCTTTGACCAGAATGACAAGGTCATGCAGCAGAACCTGGTGTACTACCAGTTCCACAGGGACAAGTGGGGCCTCTCGGACGAGCATTTCCAGCCCAGACCA GAAGCAGTTCAGTTCTTTAATGTGACTACCCTCCAGAAAGAGCTGTATGACTTTGCTAAGGAAAATATAATGGATGATGATGAG GGAGAGGTTGtggaatatgtggatgacctcttGGACCTGGAGGAGACTGACTAG